One genomic window of Kosmotoga olearia TBF 19.5.1 includes the following:
- a CDS encoding ABC transporter ATP-binding protein, whose product MSKLLELNHVTMKFGGLVAVNDFDNYIEEGEILGLIGPNGAGKTTVFNVITGVYVPTEGRIIFNGVDITPFKPHQITHLGIARTFQNIRLFEEMTVLENVMVAQHHELATTDAEKLLRQAGREPYGAGGMWFWKAVLRLGYLDKEKSIMKKSMELLERMGLAEFANEKASSLPYGAQRLLEIARALATDAKLLLLDEPAAGMNPSESHDLMNMIRKIRDEFGVTIFLIEHDMKVVMGLCERILVMDYGKLIANGTPEEVQKNPKVIEAYLGEEWQNVGT is encoded by the coding sequence ATGAGTAAACTGTTAGAACTTAATCACGTAACCATGAAGTTTGGTGGGCTTGTTGCCGTAAATGATTTCGATAATTACATTGAAGAAGGAGAAATTCTCGGCTTGATTGGCCCCAATGGTGCAGGAAAAACAACTGTGTTCAATGTGATCACAGGTGTTTATGTTCCAACAGAAGGGCGAATAATCTTTAATGGTGTGGATATCACACCTTTTAAGCCTCACCAGATCACGCATCTTGGCATTGCTAGAACGTTCCAGAACATAAGGTTGTTTGAAGAAATGACCGTTCTGGAAAATGTTATGGTGGCCCAGCATCACGAGCTTGCTACGACAGATGCTGAAAAATTGTTGCGGCAAGCAGGTAGGGAACCTTACGGTGCTGGTGGGATGTGGTTCTGGAAAGCTGTTTTGAGATTGGGTTATCTAGACAAAGAAAAAAGCATAATGAAAAAATCAATGGAGCTCTTAGAACGGATGGGATTGGCGGAATTTGCAAACGAAAAAGCGAGTTCTCTTCCATACGGTGCACAACGGCTTTTGGAAATTGCAAGGGCTTTAGCAACTGATGCAAAACTTCTCTTGCTGGACGAGCCTGCCGCCGGAATGAATCCATCCGAAAGTCATGATTTGATGAATATGATCCGGAAAATCCGGGACGAATTTGGTGTTACTATTTTCCTTATAGAACATGATATGAAAGTCGTCATGGGATTGTGTGAACGTATTTTAGTCATGGATTACGGAAAACTCATCGCAAACGGAACACCCGAAGAGGTTCAGAAGAATCCGAAAGTAATAGAGGCTTATCTCGGGGAGGAATGGCAGAATGTCGGAACGTGA